Proteins from a single region of Mycoplasma leachii PG50:
- the tsf gene encoding translation elongation factor Ts, translated as MAVDAKLIKELREITQAGMMDCKKALEASDNNIDNAIVWLRENGLAKAAKKTDRVAAEGIVLAKENEQKIVILEVNSETDFVAKNEKFLNLVDEVANALLNSQVSNLNEGLQVKTDSGLTIEQSLISATATIGEKIALRRFELVNKTSGSSVIYNHANKRVSTLLVFDNKLDSTDAYNVAMHVAAMAPKYINMDQIPEDFKNAEMHIIKEQAKDDAKLQAKPANVLENILKGKLSKRLAEVSLLDQLFVIDESFKVGDFLKSKHVSLVKMIRYEVGEGIEKVVTNFADEVAAQLK; from the coding sequence ATGGCAGTAGATGCAAAATTAATTAAAGAATTACGTGAAATCACTCAAGCAGGGATGATGGATTGTAAAAAAGCTTTAGAAGCAAGTGATAATAATATTGATAATGCAATTGTTTGACTAAGAGAAAATGGTTTAGCAAAAGCTGCTAAAAAAACTGATAGAGTTGCAGCTGAAGGAATCGTTTTAGCTAAAGAAAATGAACAAAAAATTGTAATTTTAGAAGTTAATTCAGAAACTGATTTTGTTGCAAAAAATGAAAAATTTTTAAATTTAGTTGATGAAGTTGCTAATGCATTATTAAATTCTCAAGTTTCAAATTTAAATGAAGGTTTACAAGTAAAAACTGATTCTGGATTAACTATTGAACAAAGTTTAATTTCAGCAACTGCTACAATTGGTGAAAAAATTGCTTTAAGAAGATTTGAATTAGTTAATAAAACATCTGGTAGTTCAGTAATTTATAATCATGCTAATAAAAGAGTTTCTACTTTATTAGTTTTTGATAACAAACTTGATTCAACTGATGCTTATAATGTTGCAATGCACGTTGCTGCAATGGCTCCAAAATACATTAATATGGATCAAATCCCTGAAGATTTTAAAAATGCAGAAATGCATATTATTAAAGAACAAGCTAAAGATGATGCTAAATTACAAGCAAAACCTGCAAATGTTTTAGAAAATATTTTAAAAGGAAAGTTATCAAAACGTTTAGCTGAAGTTAGTTTATTAGATCAATTATTTGTAATTGATGAAAGTTTTAAAGTTGGAGATTTTCTAAAATCTAAACATGTTTCATTAGTTAAAATGATTAGATATGAAGTTGGAGAAGGAATTGAAAAAGTAGTAACTAACTTTGCTGATGAAGTTGCTGCTCAATTAAAATAA
- the dnaJ gene encoding molecular chaperone DnaJ, with the protein MKKKDYYEVLGVSKTASEQEIRQAYRKLAKQYHPDLNKSPDAHDKMVEINEAADVLLDKDKRKQYDQFGHHAFDNSSGFSSNFTDFEDLFSNMGSSGFSSFTNIFSDFFGSNKSDYQRSTKGQSVSIDIYLTFKELLFGVDKIIELDLLTNCNVCFGSGAESNNDISICNNCHGSGEVLIQKNMGFFQFQQSAKCNVCNGVGKIIKNKCRNCKGKGKYLERKKIEINIPKGIRPNQQIKLSQKGHASTNNGVNGDLIIDIYLKESKVFEIVNNNDILMTYNISYLDSILGNEIIIKTLDGDIKYKLPKSINSNEVIIINNKGLYKSINKDKRGDLIIKVNIVVPKSLTKKEKELIEQIYEQTSFNPENNINQ; encoded by the coding sequence ATGAAAAAAAAGGATTATTATGAAGTTTTAGGTGTATCAAAAACTGCTAGTGAACAAGAAATCAGACAAGCTTATAGAAAACTTGCAAAACAATATCATCCTGATTTAAATAAATCTCCTGATGCTCATGATAAAATGGTTGAAATTAATGAAGCAGCAGATGTATTATTAGATAAAGATAAAAGAAAACAATATGATCAATTTGGTCATCATGCCTTTGATAATTCATCTGGATTTTCTTCAAATTTTACTGATTTTGAAGATTTATTTTCTAACATGGGTTCTTCTGGATTTTCATCTTTTACTAATATATTTTCTGATTTTTTTGGATCTAATAAATCTGATTATCAAAGATCAACTAAAGGACAAAGTGTCAGTATAGATATTTATTTAACATTTAAAGAACTTTTATTTGGTGTTGATAAAATAATTGAATTAGATTTATTAACAAATTGTAATGTTTGTTTTGGAAGTGGTGCTGAGTCAAATAATGATATAAGCATTTGTAATAATTGTCATGGATCTGGAGAAGTTTTAATTCAAAAAAATATGGGATTTTTCCAATTTCAACAATCAGCTAAATGTAATGTATGTAATGGTGTTGGAAAAATTATTAAAAATAAGTGTAGAAACTGTAAAGGTAAGGGTAAATATTTAGAAAGAAAAAAAATTGAAATTAATATTCCAAAAGGAATTAGACCAAATCAACAAATTAAACTTTCTCAAAAAGGTCATGCTTCAACTAATAATGGAGTTAATGGTGATTTAATTATTGATATTTATTTAAAAGAATCTAAGGTATTTGAAATTGTTAATAATAATGATATTTTAATGACTTATAATATTAGTTATTTAGATTCAATTTTAGGAAATGAAATTATAATCAAAACTTTAGATGGTGATATTAAATATAAATTACCAAAATCAATTAATTCTAATGAAGTTATTATTATTAATAACAAAGGATTGTATAAATCTATAAATAAAGATAAAAGAGGAGATTTAATAATCAAAGTAAATATTGTAGTTCCTAAAAGCTTAACTAAAAAAGAAAAAGAATTAATTGAACAAATTTATGAACAAACTTCATTTAATCCAGAAAATAATATAAATCAATAA
- a CDS encoding ATP-dependent Clp protease ATP-binding subunit: MEFQEKGKVTDALKKYTRDLTKDAKDNKLDPVIGREEEISRVIQILSRKTKNNPVLIGEPGVGKTAIVEGLAQRIVKGDVPTLLKNKRILELDMGSLMAGAMYMGDYESRVKSVVNEIQKSNGEIILFIDELHLIVGAGKTGNNSGMDVSNLLKPALARGELKAIGSTTLNEYRQYIEKDAALERRFQRVLVNEPTVDQTISILRGLKDRFETYHGVRIHDNALVSAAKLSSRYITDRYLPDKAIDLVDEACASIKTELASVPIELDQVNRKVMQLEIETSALEKEKDDKSKERWQEAKKELDSLKIEQANLNQKWEKEKEQLNKINSVKSSIENLKQELETAQNDGNYKRAGEIQYSLLPSLEKSLVLFEIQSGTKMISEEVTEQEIAKVVSKSTGILVDKLISSEKERLLNLEDLLKKYVKGQDQAIKAVTSAIMRSRSGIKNPDKPIGSFLFLGPTGVGKTEVARSLADILFNSPKKMIRLDMSEYMEKHSVAKLIGAPPGYVGYEEGGRLTEAVRRNPYSIILFDEIEKAHSDVFNILLQILDDGRLTDSLGKTIDFKNTIIVMTSNIASQYLLTSDDYVQIDDQKIQAELNQTFRPEFLNRIDNIVYFNALSVQTIGEIVDKLLDELITRLQDEQNYFINFSEEARNKIINEGYDRLFGARPIKRYIEKNIETLIAHYIISGLISESTRYLIDVENNQFVLEEFKQFN; this comes from the coding sequence GTGGAATTTCAAGAAAAAGGAAAAGTAACTGATGCTTTAAAAAAATATACAAGAGATCTAACAAAAGATGCTAAAGATAATAAATTAGATCCTGTTATTGGAAGAGAAGAAGAAATTTCTCGTGTTATTCAAATACTATCTAGAAAAACAAAAAATAATCCAGTTTTAATTGGTGAACCAGGAGTTGGTAAAACTGCTATTGTTGAAGGATTAGCTCAACGTATTGTTAAAGGTGATGTGCCAACATTATTAAAAAACAAACGTATATTAGAACTTGATATGGGTAGTTTAATGGCTGGAGCTATGTATATGGGAGATTATGAATCTCGTGTTAAATCAGTTGTTAATGAAATTCAAAAATCTAATGGTGAAATTATTTTATTTATTGATGAACTACACTTAATAGTTGGAGCTGGAAAAACTGGAAATAATAGTGGAATGGATGTTTCTAACTTATTAAAACCAGCTTTAGCTAGAGGTGAATTAAAAGCAATTGGTTCAACTACTTTAAATGAATATCGTCAATATATAGAAAAAGATGCTGCTTTAGAAAGAAGATTTCAAAGAGTTCTAGTTAATGAACCAACTGTTGATCAAACTATTTCAATTTTAAGAGGTTTAAAAGATCGATTTGAAACTTATCATGGAGTAAGAATTCATGATAATGCCTTAGTTTCAGCTGCTAAGCTATCTAGTAGATATATAACTGATAGATATTTACCAGATAAAGCTATTGATTTAGTTGATGAGGCTTGTGCTTCTATTAAAACAGAATTAGCAAGTGTCCCAATTGAACTAGATCAAGTAAATAGAAAAGTAATGCAATTAGAAATTGAAACTTCTGCTTTAGAAAAAGAAAAAGATGATAAATCTAAAGAAAGATGACAAGAAGCTAAAAAAGAATTAGATAGTTTAAAAATTGAACAAGCTAATTTAAATCAAAAATGAGAAAAAGAAAAAGAACAATTGAATAAGATTAATTCAGTAAAATCAAGTATTGAAAACTTAAAACAAGAATTAGAAACTGCTCAAAATGATGGAAATTATAAAAGAGCTGGAGAAATTCAATACTCATTATTACCATCACTTGAAAAAAGTTTAGTTTTATTTGAAATACAATCTGGAACAAAAATGATTTCAGAAGAAGTAACTGAGCAAGAAATTGCAAAAGTTGTTTCTAAATCAACAGGAATTTTAGTTGATAAACTAATTTCTTCAGAAAAAGAAAGACTTTTAAATCTTGAAGATCTACTAAAAAAATATGTTAAAGGTCAAGATCAAGCAATTAAAGCAGTTACTTCAGCAATTATGAGAAGTAGAAGTGGAATTAAAAATCCAGATAAACCAATTGGTAGTTTTCTATTTTTAGGACCAACTGGAGTGGGAAAAACTGAAGTTGCAAGAAGCTTAGCAGATATTTTATTTAATTCACCTAAAAAAATGATCAGACTTGATATGAGTGAATATATGGAAAAACATTCTGTTGCTAAACTAATTGGTGCTCCTCCTGGGTATGTTGGGTATGAAGAAGGAGGAAGACTAACTGAAGCTGTAAGAAGAAATCCTTATTCAATTATTTTATTTGATGAAATTGAAAAAGCTCATAGTGATGTATTTAACATCTTATTACAAATACTAGATGATGGAAGATTAACAGATTCATTAGGAAAAACTATAGATTTTAAAAATACAATTATTGTTATGACTTCAAATATAGCTAGTCAATACTTACTAACTTCAGATGATTATGTGCAAATTGATGATCAAAAAATTCAAGCAGAATTAAATCAAACTTTTAGACCTGAGTTTTTAAATAGAATTGATAATATTGTTTATTTTAATGCTTTATCAGTGCAAACAATTGGTGAAATTGTAGATAAACTTTTAGATGAATTAATTACAAGATTACAAGATGAACAAAACTACTTTATTAATTTTTCAGAAGAAGCTAGAAACAAAATTATTAATGAAGGTTATGATAGATTATTTGGAGCAAGACCTATTAAAAGATATATTGAAAAAAATATTGAAACTTTAATAGCACATTATATTATTAGTGGTTTAATAAGCGAAAGTACTAGATATCTAATTGATGTTGAAAATAACCAATTTGTTTTAGAAGAATTTAAACAATTTAATTAG
- a CDS encoding nucleotide exchange factor GrpE, producing the protein MTEELKNKKNNKNYYSQNKNKIKAEFQKPHVKKNQYLKLKTKLDTVLLEVQNLKELNETLKKDIESEKQFNLAEISNLTKKYNQKELEIKKYGASKLARDLIQPLEILKKVVNAPSNNEVVQAYVKGFEMIVNQIDNILESHHIKAMNVKVGDMFNPHLHDANEAVESDEYKTNQIIGVLSDGYMIHDKVLVYAIVKVAK; encoded by the coding sequence ATGACTGAAGAATTAAAAAATAAAAAAAATAATAAAAACTATTATAGTCAAAATAAAAATAAAATTAAAGCTGAATTTCAAAAACCTCATGTTAAAAAAAATCAATATTTAAAGTTAAAAACAAAACTTGATACTGTTTTATTAGAAGTTCAAAATTTAAAAGAGTTAAATGAAACTTTAAAAAAAGATATTGAATCTGAAAAACAATTTAATTTAGCTGAAATTAGTAATTTGACTAAAAAGTATAATCAAAAAGAATTAGAAATTAAAAAATATGGTGCTAGTAAATTAGCAAGAGACTTAATTCAACCTTTAGAAATTTTAAAAAAAGTTGTTAATGCTCCTAGTAATAATGAAGTAGTTCAAGCTTATGTTAAAGGGTTTGAAATGATTGTTAATCAAATAGATAACATTTTAGAATCACATCATATTAAAGCTATGAATGTTAAAGTTGGTGATATGTTTAATCCACATCTTCATGATGCTAATGAAGCAGTTGAATCAGATGAATATAAAACAAATCAAATTATTGGTGTTTTAAGTGATGGATATATGATTCATGATAAAGTACTAGTTTATGCAATAGTTAAAGTTGCAAAATAA
- the rdgB gene encoding RdgB/HAM1 family non-canonical purine NTP pyrophosphatase: MNKVIYLATTNKNKVKEFSEILKGYQIKSLLDIPEYVEIEENKKTFKQNALLKAKHLAKYINGVAIGDDTGICVKALNNFPGIYSKRWAYPLTNHYDICNKLLDKLKHINQLHKRKAYMTTAIALYDSITKKQFVYQSIAKGYIDFDIKKSDFGFGYDFIFIPKGYDRPYSLMSSELKNQISARKKAIDKLIQYIDNVK, encoded by the coding sequence ATGAATAAAGTAATTTATTTAGCTACAACTAATAAAAATAAAGTAAAAGAGTTTAGTGAAATTTTAAAAGGATATCAAATCAAAAGTTTATTAGATATACCAGAATATGTTGAAATAGAAGAAAATAAAAAGACATTTAAACAAAATGCTTTATTAAAAGCAAAACACTTAGCTAAATATATCAATGGAGTGGCAATTGGAGATGATACTGGAATTTGTGTTAAAGCTTTAAATAATTTTCCAGGAATTTATTCTAAAAGATGAGCTTATCCTTTAACTAATCATTATGATATATGCAATAAATTATTAGATAAACTAAAACATATAAATCAATTACATAAAAGAAAAGCTTATATGACAACAGCTATTGCTTTATATGATTCAATAACTAAAAAACAATTTGTTTATCAATCAATAGCTAAAGGTTATATTGATTTTGATATTAAAAAAAGTGATTTTGGATTTGGTTATGATTTTATTTTTATTCCTAAAGGTTATGATAGACCTTATTCATTAATGAGTAGTGAGTTAAAAAATCAAATTTCAGCTAGAAAAAAAGCAATAGATAAACTAATACAATATATTGATAATGTAAAATAA
- the rpsB gene encoding 30S ribosomal protein S2, which translates to MSREITREELSAAGVQYGHQTKRWNPKMKSYIYGVKNKNHIIDLEKTITHLNTAQKLLEFLGSKQQKILFVGTKRSGKNAVKEAALRSGNFYINNRWLGGTLTNLKTILIRIKALWEIEEEEKKGRLSLRTKKEQIKILKEKAKLEKALGGIKQMHKLPAAIVVVDPKGDEIAVKEAKKLNIPVIAICDTNADPDMVDYVIPGNDDLQESVNLIINILVEAYAEGAQIKMNPSVLRTVAPKREPRQINRPIVTSENQTEQQVSVANENVQMNSEPTVQVVETEKPSEPKAE; encoded by the coding sequence ATGTCAAGAGAAATAACAAGAGAAGAATTATCTGCAGCTGGAGTTCAATATGGACACCAAACTAAAAGATGAAATCCTAAAATGAAATCTTATATTTATGGAGTAAAAAATAAAAATCACATTATTGATTTAGAAAAAACTATTACTCATTTAAATACAGCTCAAAAATTATTAGAATTTTTAGGAAGTAAACAACAAAAAATTTTATTTGTAGGAACTAAACGTTCTGGAAAAAACGCTGTTAAAGAAGCTGCTTTAAGAAGTGGAAACTTCTATATTAATAATAGATGATTAGGTGGAACTTTAACTAATTTAAAAACTATTTTAATTAGAATTAAAGCTTTATGAGAGATTGAAGAAGAAGAAAAAAAAGGTCGTTTATCTTTAAGAACTAAAAAAGAACAAATTAAAATTTTAAAAGAAAAAGCTAAATTAGAAAAAGCACTTGGTGGAATTAAACAAATGCATAAATTACCAGCAGCTATTGTTGTTGTTGATCCAAAAGGTGATGAAATTGCAGTTAAAGAAGCAAAAAAATTAAACATTCCTGTAATTGCTATTTGTGATACTAATGCTGATCCTGATATGGTAGATTATGTAATTCCTGGAAATGATGATTTACAAGAATCAGTAAATTTAATTATTAATATTTTAGTTGAAGCATATGCTGAAGGTGCACAAATTAAAATGAACCCATCAGTATTAAGAACTGTTGCTCCAAAAAGAGAACCAAGACAAATTAATAGACCAATAGTAACTAGTGAAAATCAAACTGAACAACAAGTTAGTGTAGCAAATGAAAATGTACAAATGAATAGTGAACCAACTGTTCAAGTAGTTGAAACTGAAAAACCAAGTGAACCAAAAGCTGAGTAA
- a CDS encoding Cof-type HAD-IIB family hydrolase has translation MNNYPYILSDLDGTVCLKDFSISKKTIKVIKKYQKLSNNRFSFCTGRVDGANKKIAKQLKVNLPVISCNGALISNLKTNEVLHADYLNNKLASELFKLAYEHNIDIVGYTHNTMIGTFNSERVISWQNYMNKTKKKYHWEIKKYNDLLEISNELKNNNLKIVEVIISLQNLSDDKAEEKLNLIKECIKDKFDLVQSLPKLFNIMKKKVNKLSGLKHLAKALDINYKDIIVFGDNHNDIEMVKGVKQGYCVENSVDELKKVAFKICDSLENDGVAKQIEQIIKEVQNKK, from the coding sequence ATGAATAATTATCCATATATTTTATCTGATCTTGATGGAACTGTTTGTTTAAAAGATTTTTCTATTAGTAAAAAAACTATTAAAGTAATTAAAAAATATCAAAAATTAAGTAATAATCGTTTTTCGTTTTGTACAGGAAGAGTTGATGGTGCTAATAAAAAAATAGCAAAACAACTAAAAGTTAATTTACCTGTAATTTCTTGTAATGGGGCTTTAATTTCTAATTTAAAGACTAATGAAGTTTTACATGCTGATTATTTAAATAATAAGTTAGCAAGTGAGTTATTTAAATTAGCTTATGAACATAATATTGATATTGTTGGATATACTCATAATACAATGATTGGAACTTTTAATTCTGAAAGAGTAATTTCTTGACAAAATTATATGAATAAAACTAAGAAAAAATATCATTGAGAAATTAAAAAGTATAACGATTTATTAGAAATTTCAAATGAATTAAAAAATAACAATTTAAAAATTGTTGAAGTAATTATTAGTTTACAAAATCTTTCAGATGACAAAGCTGAAGAAAAATTAAATTTAATTAAAGAATGTATTAAAGATAAATTTGATCTAGTTCAATCACTACCAAAATTATTTAACATTATGAAAAAGAAAGTTAATAAGTTATCTGGTTTAAAACATTTAGCTAAAGCTTTAGATATTAATTACAAAGATATTATTGTGTTTGGAGATAATCATAATGATATTGAAATGGTTAAAGGTGTTAAACAAGGATATTGTGTTGAAAATAGTGTTGATGAGCTTAAAAAAGTTGCATTTAAAATTTGTGATAGTTTAGAAAATGATGGAGTAGCTAAACAAATAGAACAGATTATTAAAGAAGTTCAAAATAAAAAATAG
- a CDS encoding tRNA (cytidine(34)-2'-O)-methyltransferase → MNKRKINIVLYQPEIAQNVGAIMRTCVAINARLHIIEPLGFIFDDRHLSRSSANEYKYVDCIRYDDWNDFITKHKNITLFCLSRYGQKPISDFDFSKINDNVYLVFGKESTGIAKPILKEHYNTTFRIPMISETRSLNIANTVGIASYEVLRQWDYLDLVKYETQKGKDYILSERWKGIEE, encoded by the coding sequence ATGAATAAAAGAAAAATTAATATTGTTTTATATCAACCAGAAATTGCTCAAAATGTTGGAGCAATTATGAGAACTTGTGTAGCTATTAATGCAAGATTACATATAATTGAACCATTAGGTTTTATTTTTGATGATCGTCATTTATCAAGATCAAGTGCAAATGAGTATAAATATGTTGATTGTATTAGATATGATGATTGAAATGATTTTATAACTAAACATAAAAATATCACCTTATTTTGTTTATCTAGATATGGTCAAAAACCAATTTCTGATTTTGATTTTTCAAAAATTAATGATAATGTTTATTTAGTATTTGGAAAAGAATCAACTGGAATTGCAAAACCAATTTTAAAAGAACATTACAATACAACTTTTAGAATACCAATGATAAGTGAGACTAGAAGTTTAAATATTGCAAATACTGTTGGAATTGCTAGTTATGAAGTTTTAAGACAATGAGACTATTTAGATTTAGTTAAATACGAAACTCAAAAAGGTAAAGATTATATTTTAAGTGAACGTTGAAAAGGAATTGAAGAATAA
- the hrcA gene encoding heat-inducible transcriptional repressor HrcA, translating to MLTKRQVKILQTIVEEFIKTNQPVGSKRILELLDIKISSATIRNESAILEHEGYLEKQHTSSGRTPSTKGYRYYVDNIMKLDSADYTRLKIYLNQLLDLRKYDIDKTINYAGEIISELTKMTAVIIKKQNIKNIKLKKIELILLSEFLVSVLFIFSDGDVQNKMFNLKDISLSDLKIAIKLFSDFLVDVKLDEIDRYLNDLKHQLSLSIKQYDYVLNTFINTILESKNEQKETHGMRYMLENPEFNDTNKLKNAVKLVEQLSPFDWFNIAYESSKNMNKIAIKIGNEIDQINDDISMIATELKIGNSSTVLTLVGPKRVDYNQVNQLMNLIIEIINAKEN from the coding sequence ATGTTAACTAAAAGACAAGTTAAAATTTTACAAACTATTGTTGAAGAATTTATTAAAACTAATCAACCAGTTGGATCTAAAAGAATTTTAGAACTATTAGATATTAAAATATCTTCAGCAACAATTAGAAATGAATCAGCTATTTTAGAACATGAGGGTTATTTAGAAAAACAACATACTTCAAGTGGAAGAACTCCTTCAACTAAAGGTTATAGATATTATGTTGATAATATTATGAAATTAGATTCAGCTGATTATACTAGATTAAAAATTTATTTAAACCAGTTATTAGATTTAAGAAAATATGATATTGATAAAACGATTAATTATGCTGGTGAAATTATTAGTGAATTAACTAAAATGACAGCAGTTATAATTAAAAAACAAAATATAAAAAATATAAAGTTAAAAAAAATTGAATTAATATTATTATCAGAATTTTTAGTAAGTGTATTATTTATTTTTTCTGATGGTGATGTGCAAAATAAAATGTTTAATTTAAAAGATATTTCTTTATCTGATTTAAAAATTGCTATTAAATTATTTTCAGATTTTTTAGTTGATGTTAAATTAGATGAAATAGATCGATATTTAAATGATTTAAAACATCAATTATCCTTAAGTATTAAACAATATGATTATGTTTTAAATACATTTATAAATACTATTTTAGAATCAAAAAATGAACAAAAAGAAACTCATGGAATGAGATATATGTTAGAAAATCCTGAGTTTAATGATACTAATAAATTAAAAAATGCAGTTAAGTTAGTTGAACAATTATCTCCTTTTGATTGATTTAATATTGCTTATGAATCTAGTAAAAATATGAATAAAATAGCAATTAAAATTGGTAATGAAATCGATCAAATAAATGATGATATTTCAATGATTGCTACAGAATTAAAAATTGGTAATTCTTCTACTGTTTTAACTTTAGTTGGACCAAAAAGAGTAGATTATAACCAAGTAAACCAGTTAATGAACTTAATTATTGAAATTATTAATGCAAAGGAGAATTAA
- the dnaK gene encoding molecular chaperone DnaK, which translates to MAKEKIIGIDLGTTNSVVSVIEGGQPIILENPEGQRTTPSVVAFKNSDIIVGGAAKRQAVTNPNVVQSIKSKMGTTSKVNLEGKDYSPEQISAEILRYMKNYAEAKLGQKVTKAVITVPAYFNDAQRKATKDAGTIAGLQVERIINEPTAAALAYGLDKQDKEETILVYDLGGGTFDVSILAIGGGSFDVIATSGNNKLGGDNFDEEIIKWLLGKIKAEYNIDLSKEKMALQRLKDEAEKAKINLSSQLEVEINLPFIAMNESGPISFATTLTRSEFNKITKHLVDLTIQPVKDALSAAKKTPSEINEVLLVGGSTRIPAVQELVKSLLNKSPNRSINPDEVVAMGAAVQGGVLAGEVTDILLLDVTPLSLGIETMGGVMTKLIERNTTIPAKRTQIFSTAADNQPAVDINVLQGERAMAADNKSLGQFQLTGIQPAPRGIPQIEVTFEIDANGIVSVSAKDKNTNEEKTITISNSGNLSEAEVERMIKEAQENAANDEAKKKNIELKNKAENYINIIETSLLQAGDKISAEQKEQSQKMVDEIKELVKNENYEALEQKMTELEQAMAAAAEFANKHNDSDSNNNSPEQNN; encoded by the coding sequence ATGGCAAAAGAAAAAATTATTGGAATAGATTTAGGAACTACTAATTCAGTTGTTTCAGTTATTGAAGGTGGACAACCTATTATTTTAGAAAATCCTGAAGGTCAAAGAACTACACCAAGTGTTGTTGCTTTTAAAAATTCAGATATTATTGTTGGTGGTGCTGCTAAACGTCAAGCTGTAACTAATCCAAATGTTGTTCAATCAATAAAATCAAAAATGGGAACTACTTCTAAAGTTAATTTAGAAGGAAAAGATTATAGTCCAGAACAAATTTCAGCTGAAATTTTAAGATATATGAAAAATTATGCTGAAGCTAAATTAGGACAAAAAGTAACTAAAGCTGTTATTACAGTTCCTGCTTATTTTAATGATGCGCAAAGAAAAGCTACAAAAGATGCTGGAACAATTGCAGGATTACAAGTTGAAAGAATTATTAATGAACCAACTGCTGCTGCTTTGGCTTATGGATTAGATAAACAAGATAAAGAAGAAACAATTTTAGTTTATGATTTAGGTGGTGGAACCTTTGATGTTTCTATTCTAGCTATTGGTGGTGGAAGTTTTGATGTTATTGCAACTAGTGGAAATAATAAATTAGGTGGAGACAATTTTGATGAAGAAATTATCAAATGATTACTAGGTAAAATTAAAGCTGAATACAATATTGATTTATCTAAAGAAAAAATGGCTTTACAAAGATTAAAAGATGAAGCAGAAAAAGCAAAAATTAATTTGTCTAGTCAATTAGAAGTTGAAATTAATTTACCATTTATTGCAATGAATGAAAGTGGTCCAATTTCTTTTGCAACAACTCTAACAAGAAGTGAATTTAACAAAATTACAAAACATTTAGTTGATTTAACTATTCAACCAGTTAAAGATGCTTTAAGTGCTGCTAAAAAAACTCCAAGTGAAATTAATGAAGTTTTATTAGTTGGTGGATCAACAAGAATACCAGCCGTTCAAGAATTAGTAAAAAGTTTATTAAATAAATCTCCAAATAGATCAATTAATCCAGATGAAGTTGTTGCTATGGGTGCTGCTGTTCAAGGTGGAGTTTTAGCTGGTGAAGTTACTGATATTTTATTATTAGATGTAACTCCATTATCATTAGGTATTGAAACAATGGGTGGAGTTATGACAAAATTAATTGAAAGAAATACTACAATTCCAGCAAAAAGAACTCAAATCTTTTCAACTGCAGCAGATAATCAACCAGCTGTTGATATTAATGTTTTACAAGGTGAAAGAGCAATGGCTGCTGATAATAAATCATTAGGTCAATTCCAACTAACAGGAATTCAACCAGCTCCTAGAGGTATTCCACAAATTGAAGTTACTTTTGAAATTGATGCTAATGGTATTGTAAGTGTTTCAGCAAAAGATAAAAATACTAATGAAGAAAAAACTATTACTATTTCAAATTCAGGGAATTTAAGTGAAGCTGAAGTTGAAAGAATGATAAAAGAAGCTCAAGAAAATGCTGCAAATGATGAAGCTAAGAAAAAAAATATTGAGTTAAAAAACAAAGCTGAAAATTATATTAATATTATTGAAACTTCATTATTACAAGCTGGTGATAAAATTAGTGCTGAGCAAAAAGAACAATCACAAAAAATGGTTGATGAAATTAAAGAACTAGTTAAAAATGAAAACTATGAAGCTTTAGAACAAAAAATGACTGAACTAGAACAAGCAATGGCTGCAGCTGCTGAATTTGCTAACAAACATAATGATTCAGATTCAAATAATAATTCACCAGAACAAAATAATTAA